A window of the Candidatus Syntrophoarchaeum caldarius genome harbors these coding sequences:
- a CDS encoding signal transduction protein with CBS domain protein → MSIDDKKRPKVKDYMTTDVVAVRPDQGVDEVVELMRAGEHDGFPVLDDGNLVGYVSSYDLIMNDSNDLVADVMSRSLLVAHPSMDLDDAARVLFRSGMSKLPVIDDNERLVGIITNTDVIRSQIERAHPDKVSKIKKMIESLHDVHLTVKRGYVNVEDITPTQSKIYGDELEGRIYELKKGLNEPIIVIKKPNKVVLVDGHHRAVAATQLGIKELDAYIINMDEDIKLGLEATAEKEGVKTLKDITILDYAKHPLIEVTERLMRKDADHVSE, encoded by the coding sequence ATGAGCATCGACGATAAGAAAAGACCAAAGGTCAAGGATTATATGACTACAGATGTAGTCGCGGTGCGTCCAGACCAGGGGGTAGACGAGGTTGTCGAGTTGATGCGGGCGGGTGAACACGATGGTTTTCCGGTTCTCGATGATGGGAATCTTGTTGGATACGTCTCATCGTATGACCTTATCATGAATGATTCAAACGATCTCGTGGCAGATGTGATGTCCAGAAGCCTGCTTGTTGCACATCCTTCGATGGATCTTGACGATGCCGCAAGAGTTTTATTCAGATCAGGCATGTCAAAACTTCCTGTGATTGATGATAATGAGAGGCTTGTCGGGATCATAACGAATACAGATGTCATACGATCACAAATTGAGCGTGCCCATCCCGATAAAGTTTCAAAAATCAAGAAAATGATCGAGTCGCTCCATGATGTACATCTCACGGTCAAACGTGGATATGTGAATGTTGAGGATATTACACCAACCCAATCGAAGATTTATGGAGATGAACTTGAAGGGCGTATTTATGAGCTTAAAAAGGGGCTTAATGAGCCAATTATTGTTATAAAAAAGCCGAATAAAGTTGTTTTAGTCGACGGACATCATAGAGCGGTTGCAGCAACGCAGCTCGGGATCAAAGAACTGGATGCCTATATAATCAATATGGACGAAGATATAAAACTGGGGCTTGAGGCAACTGCGGAAAAAGAAGGGGTGAAGACGCTAAAAGATATTACCATCCTCGACTATGCAAAACATCCACTGATCGAGGTTACAGAGCGTCTCATGCGAAAAGATGCAGATCACGTGTCAGAGTAG
- a CDS encoding 2-dehydropantoate 2-reductase — protein sequence MKIVVIGAGALGSLFGGLLASSGEEVVLVGRKKHVDAINARGLRISGLTDAIINIKASTQPEEADLILFTVKSYDTETTASKLIIKEDTTILSLQNGLGNEEKIAEVVGSEHVIGGITSHGALFIEPGHVKHTGIGDTVIGELDGSITQRVKDISRILNNAGIKTEVTDSIKHKIWEKLVVNVGINALTAIVGVNNGKLLEIPELNLLMQDAGLEAIRVARGAKIELEDDLIGYIEDVARKTAANRSSMLQDVSKGKRTEIDAINGMIVEMGTKLGIDTPVNRIFTLLIKSIEKRGVVDQ from the coding sequence ATGAAGATCGTTGTTATCGGTGCAGGCGCACTTGGAAGTCTATTTGGGGGGCTTCTTGCATCCTCGGGGGAAGAGGTTGTGCTTGTGGGAAGAAAAAAGCACGTTGATGCAATAAACGCGAGAGGACTGAGGATAAGTGGTCTTACAGATGCCATAATTAATATAAAGGCTTCAACGCAGCCAGAAGAGGCGGATCTCATTCTTTTTACCGTGAAATCCTACGACACTGAAACAACGGCATCAAAACTCATAATAAAAGAGGATACAACAATCTTAAGCCTCCAGAACGGCCTTGGGAATGAAGAAAAGATCGCAGAAGTTGTGGGATCAGAACATGTCATCGGTGGAATCACATCGCATGGTGCACTCTTCATTGAGCCAGGACACGTCAAACATACAGGCATCGGCGATACCGTGATTGGGGAGCTTGATGGCTCGATAACACAGCGAGTGAAGGATATTTCACGGATCCTGAATAACGCCGGGATTAAAACAGAAGTTACAGACTCGATAAAGCATAAGATCTGGGAGAAGCTCGTCGTGAATGTTGGGATTAACGCCCTCACAGCAATCGTCGGAGTCAACAATGGCAAACTTCTTGAGATACCAGAACTTAATTTGCTCATGCAGGATGCAGGATTAGAGGCGATCAGAGTCGCAAGAGGTGCAAAGATCGAGCTTGAGGATGATTTGATTGGATATATCGAGGACGTTGCAAGAAAGACCGCGGCGAATCGCTCTTCAATGCTCCAGGATGTATCAAAGGGAAAACGTACTGAGATAGATGCGATAAACGGAATGATCGTTGAGATGGGAACGAAATTGGGTATCGATACACCGGTGAATCGTATCTTCACACTTCTGATAAAAAGTATTGAGAAGAGGGGGGTTGTTGATCAATAA
- a CDS encoding potassium channel protein (overlaps another CDS with the same product name) has product MIAFIDFIFSYAAIFFGLMILFERREVSFTTAVYWVIQTMTTVGYGDIEITTDILRVFSIIVQLTGIFFFFGLLFPLVISPTIERRLKEHFTELPTVAESRLEEHVIICGYNPLVTSLIRELQSVKSPFLVVDPDREHVTYLVEHGIPCIIGDPTEREVLINARIDNAAKLIANMDDETNATIVLLASSITNIEVIAIVEDIKNLKYLKYAGADRVISPKQIYGVQLGMRATGPLVNKVLESVEFFKNLRVVELPIFPQSVLIGQTLGEAEHLHKTGAHVIGIWENGELLLGPSADKVIKENTVLLCSGTMEQLSRLRALTTGGLRR; this is encoded by the coding sequence TTGATTGCATTTATCGACTTTATATTCTCGTATGCAGCAATATTCTTTGGATTGATGATATTATTCGAGAGGAGGGAGGTCAGTTTTACTACCGCGGTCTACTGGGTAATCCAGACGATGACAACCGTTGGCTATGGAGATATTGAGATCACAACAGATATTCTTCGTGTATTCTCGATCATCGTTCAACTTACAGGAATTTTTTTCTTCTTTGGATTGCTTTTTCCACTGGTTATAAGTCCAACAATCGAACGACGATTGAAAGAGCACTTTACTGAGTTGCCAACTGTCGCAGAATCTCGGCTGGAGGAACATGTCATCATCTGCGGTTATAATCCTCTTGTCACATCGCTCATACGTGAACTCCAGTCCGTGAAAAGTCCATTCCTCGTGGTGGATCCTGATCGTGAGCACGTCACATATCTCGTGGAGCATGGGATACCCTGTATCATCGGTGATCCCACAGAGCGTGAAGTGCTCATCAATGCGCGGATCGATAACGCTGCAAAGCTAATCGCAAATATGGATGATGAAACGAATGCAACGATCGTACTCCTCGCCTCTTCCATAACCAATATTGAAGTAATCGCGATTGTTGAAGATATTAAGAACTTAAAGTATCTTAAATATGCAGGTGCAGATCGAGTTATATCACCGAAGCAGATCTACGGAGTGCAGCTTGGTATGCGAGCCACGGGGCCGCTTGTCAATAAGGTGCTTGAGTCCGTGGAGTTCTTCAAGAACCTGAGGGTTGTTGAGCTTCCGATCTTTCCTCAGAGCGTCCTTATCGGACAAACCTTGGGAGAAGCCGAACACCTCCATAAGACCGGTGCACATGTTATCGGGATATGGGAAAATGGCGAACTCCTACTCGGCCCCTCTGCAGATAAGGTGATAAAAGAGAACACAGTTCTCCTGTGCAGCGGTACGATGGAACAGCTATCACGGCTCAGGGCACTTACAACAGGGGGTTTACGGCGATGA
- a CDS encoding potassium channel protein (overlaps another CDS with the same product name): MMKDHYVVIGYGDVGRAVVEVLQGKTELVVVDRHEDQLKKLELPYVVGNGVEEDTLERAGIKDARMVMILLNNDTDVVFTTLLVKNMNPHAVIIARANTVEAIERIYRAGADFVAALPIMAGELLAKLVTTTHELEDVVRLCEGIEIFKYEVCKGSPMIGHNLADLDVRRKTGCTVIGIKRGEEVIAEITAATEIQEGDIVAVIGYEEQIEQFKKLFGSGG; the protein is encoded by the coding sequence ATGATGAAAGATCACTATGTTGTGATCGGTTACGGTGATGTGGGCAGAGCTGTCGTGGAAGTCTTACAGGGTAAGACAGAGCTTGTTGTTGTGGACAGGCACGAGGATCAGCTAAAGAAGCTGGAGTTACCGTACGTTGTTGGCAATGGAGTTGAGGAGGATACGCTGGAGCGTGCAGGCATAAAAGATGCACGGATGGTGATGATACTACTCAATAACGATACAGACGTCGTCTTTACAACCCTTCTTGTGAAAAATATGAACCCACATGCAGTAATAATCGCACGTGCAAATACGGTTGAAGCGATAGAGAGGATATACCGTGCAGGCGCAGACTTTGTGGCAGCACTGCCAATTATGGCAGGAGAGCTGCTTGCAAAACTTGTTACAACCACGCATGAGCTTGAAGATGTGGTGAGACTGTGCGAGGGGATTGAGATATTTAAATACGAGGTCTGCAAGGGTTCACCGATGATCGGACATAACCTGGCAGATCTTGATGTGCGCCGCAAAACAGGATGCACGGTGATCGGGATAAAGCGGGGAGAAGAGGTGATCGCAGAGATAACAGCAGCGACAGAGATACAGGAAGGGGACATCGTTGCAGTTATAGGGTATGAGGAACAGATCGAGCAGTTTAAAAAGCTTTTTGGGAGCGGAGGATAG
- a CDS encoding sodium/hydrogen exchanger, which translates to MEINILIKDIFIIFALSIAVIFVFHRMRLPPIVGFLLTGVLAGPNGLSMIEIVEEVDIMAEIGIVLLLFTIGIEFSLKKLSRIKRLFFIGGSLQVLLTIGYVTLIAEIFGLSITKSLFTGFVIALSSTATVIKLLQDRGEIDSPHGQTTLGILLFQDFIIVPMMLLVPVLAGSSDTLSQSPLLVIIEGIGIIILVFISARWFVPYLLHQVAKTRSKELFILTVVSICLAIAYLTSSVGLSLALGAFLAGLIISESEYSHEALEKIDPFKDLFTSLFFVSIGMLLDLGFILDKLALVIVITLGILVAKSMLAGFSTVVMGLPMRTAILTGFALSQVGEFSFILSHTGFLYGLINQNEYQLLLASSIITMGLTPFMMVIAPHIATFASHLPISERMITGGEFARLDKKERIKDHLVIIGFGNTGRYLAKVASDVGIPYVIIETNPETVRVEREKGEPIFYGDATRPNVLKEAGIVDARIVVIATSDPIATRRITELARKLSPKIHIIVRTHYLQEMDHLAELGADEVIPEEFEASMEIFARVLYKYLVPRTEVEKYIAEVRQGNYEMLRNLNKKHLSISDIERHLTDLEISTFRVKARSSVAKKTLSEIELRSTYGATVLAIIRGDERISNPGGSVQLLEGDLVIVLGRPDEMARLAEIFEGD; encoded by the coding sequence GTGGAGATAAATATACTTATAAAAGATATATTTATCATTTTTGCCCTCTCAATCGCGGTAATCTTCGTTTTCCACAGGATGCGGCTTCCACCGATCGTCGGTTTTCTTTTAACAGGTGTACTGGCAGGACCGAATGGATTGAGCATGATTGAGATCGTTGAGGAGGTCGACATCATGGCAGAGATCGGTATAGTTTTATTGCTATTTACGATCGGGATTGAGTTTTCACTGAAAAAATTATCCAGAATCAAACGATTATTCTTCATAGGTGGATCACTCCAGGTCTTACTGACGATAGGGTATGTAACTCTAATCGCAGAGATATTCGGGTTATCTATCACCAAATCCCTCTTCACGGGTTTTGTCATAGCATTGAGTAGTACAGCCACCGTGATAAAGCTCCTCCAGGACAGGGGAGAGATTGATAGCCCGCATGGGCAGACAACTCTGGGCATCCTCTTGTTTCAGGACTTTATCATCGTCCCAATGATGCTGCTTGTCCCTGTGCTTGCTGGCAGCTCAGACACACTCTCTCAGTCTCCCCTTCTTGTTATCATTGAAGGGATTGGAATAATTATTTTAGTCTTCATATCGGCAAGATGGTTTGTACCCTATCTACTCCATCAGGTAGCAAAGACGCGGAGCAAAGAACTCTTCATCCTCACGGTGGTTTCAATATGCCTTGCGATCGCATACCTCACCTCCAGTGTGGGACTGTCGCTTGCGCTGGGTGCGTTTCTGGCAGGGCTCATCATATCTGAGTCTGAGTACAGTCATGAGGCGCTTGAGAAGATAGATCCCTTCAAAGATCTCTTTACAAGTCTCTTCTTCGTCTCAATCGGGATGCTTCTTGATCTTGGTTTTATACTGGATAAACTGGCACTCGTTATTGTTATAACTCTCGGGATTTTGGTGGCAAAATCGATGCTTGCTGGTTTCTCAACGGTTGTAATGGGCCTCCCGATGAGAACTGCAATACTCACGGGATTTGCACTCAGTCAGGTGGGAGAGTTCTCTTTCATCCTCTCCCATACTGGATTCCTGTATGGTCTAATCAACCAGAACGAGTATCAGCTCCTTCTTGCAAGTTCTATAATAACGATGGGGTTGACACCTTTCATGATGGTAATCGCACCCCATATCGCAACTTTTGCCTCGCACTTACCCATCTCTGAACGAATGATCACAGGTGGAGAATTTGCACGTCTTGATAAGAAAGAGCGTATTAAAGATCATCTCGTCATCATCGGGTTTGGGAACACTGGGAGATATCTCGCAAAGGTTGCATCTGATGTAGGTATTCCTTATGTTATAATCGAGACAAATCCAGAGACTGTAAGAGTTGAGAGGGAGAAGGGTGAACCGATTTTTTATGGAGATGCAACCCGGCCAAATGTACTGAAAGAAGCAGGGATTGTGGATGCGAGGATCGTTGTTATCGCAACTTCAGACCCGATCGCTACCCGCAGGATAACAGAGCTTGCAAGAAAACTCAGCCCTAAGATTCATATAATCGTCAGAACCCACTACCTGCAGGAGATGGATCATTTAGCTGAGCTTGGTGCAGATGAGGTCATTCCAGAAGAGTTTGAGGCATCTATGGAGATCTTTGCCAGGGTGCTCTACAAGTATCTTGTGCCAAGGACTGAGGTCGAGAAGTACATCGCCGAAGTCAGGCAGGGAAACTACGAGATGCTTAGAAACTTGAATAAAAAACATCTATCGATCTCTGATATTGAGAGGCACCTCACAGATCTTGAGATAAGTACGTTCAGAGTTAAAGCAAGATCATCTGTAGCCAAAAAGACGCTCTCTGAGATTGAACTGAGGAGTACGTATGGTGCCACGGTACTTGCGATAATTCGTGGGGACGAAAGAATTTCAAACCCTGGTGGAAGTGTACAGCTGCTTGAAGGAGATCTGGTCATCGTACTCGGTAGACCCGATGAAATGGCGAGGCTTGCTGAGATTTTTGAGGGAGATTGA
- a CDS encoding TrkA-N domain containing protein, whose translation MMKKRIIVGGGRTGRELAMQLPGSIIIESDPEAAKKSSKIQGVKVVTGDGTDEKLLQSVGIDGADAFIALTENDDVNYRSASIAKRYGVSKVIVRVEDPENEEKFRDLDVESVMFPTKMVANFIGDLLCCEEKEPVSRPFDRLLVPHIAKTTAEKAFKEALLIASASRKKAKIEVVSYDRSEQKMMEKKAKKWDVPFEFLLDEGELIDMLKHNIHNTDCIIVDDEKITILDRIFPRNIILNLMRSVTSPVLVARSCSYYRHILVLLDSSPASEQNLTIALQIAHLFGADLSLLLLEEIPPEFWGRIKELKTVENVNITKLKVEGNVMIEAVKEVKSEKYDLIVMPWRGTGLIRSSMIRKIVNDASCSVLTVCTKL comes from the coding sequence ATGATGAAGAAACGGATTATCGTGGGTGGTGGAAGAACTGGAAGAGAGTTAGCAATGCAGCTTCCAGGTTCAATCATCATTGAATCAGATCCAGAAGCGGCTAAAAAATCTTCAAAAATTCAGGGGGTGAAGGTTGTAACTGGGGATGGAACTGATGAAAAACTACTTCAGAGTGTTGGTATTGACGGAGCTGATGCTTTTATCGCACTCACTGAGAATGACGATGTTAACTATAGATCCGCCTCCATCGCAAAACGGTATGGAGTTTCAAAGGTCATCGTGAGGGTAGAGGATCCAGAGAATGAGGAAAAGTTTCGTGATCTGGATGTTGAATCTGTTATGTTTCCCACAAAAATGGTTGCAAATTTTATTGGGGATTTACTATGTTGTGAAGAGAAAGAGCCTGTTTCAAGACCTTTTGATAGGCTGTTAGTCCCACATATCGCTAAAACTACCGCTGAAAAGGCTTTTAAAGAAGCGCTACTTATCGCATCAGCCTCAAGAAAGAAGGCCAAGATTGAGGTGGTATCGTATGATCGTTCAGAGCAAAAGATGATGGAGAAGAAAGCAAAAAAATGGGATGTGCCATTTGAGTTTCTGCTCGATGAGGGGGAGCTTATAGATATGCTTAAGCATAACATCCACAATACCGATTGTATAATCGTGGATGATGAGAAGATTACGATTCTGGACAGGATCTTCCCAAGAAATATTATCTTAAATCTTATGCGATCGGTCACATCCCCGGTTCTTGTTGCCAGAAGCTGTAGTTATTATAGACACATCCTGGTGCTCCTTGATTCATCTCCAGCATCTGAACAGAACCTGACCATTGCACTTCAAATAGCTCATCTCTTCGGGGCGGATCTTTCTTTACTGCTTTTAGAGGAGATTCCACCTGAATTTTGGGGGCGAATAAAGGAACTTAAAACGGTGGAGAACGTAAATATTACAAAGCTGAAGGTTGAGGGTAATGTGATGATAGAAGCTGTGAAAGAGGTCAAGAGTGAAAAATATGATCTCATAGTGATGCCCTGGAGAGGTACAGGACTCATACGATCCAGCATGATAAGAAAGATCGTGAATGATGCAAGTTGCTCTGTTCTCACCGTTTGTACAAAGCTATGA
- a CDS encoding Cation/H+ exchanger, producing MSVYLPLFTIAVLAFVIPILSERIGIPAVVGEIVCGIIIGGSVLGIITGAEEGIAFLSRFGFVFLMFLIGLEIDFSTIELHGLKSVVIGISIFILTFATSIVMMDQIGYGIYPAIILSCSAVGLIASTLRETGMVRTEYGQMITITAFIADFAVILLVTAYTLDLRGEIAGKKVFIPLLFILFFGVYYLGRYLIWQFPERLSKLFKSDHPSEIGVRSAFALLLIFVVLSEALGAEAVLGAFLAGVMLSSLFGGGTVLEQKLYGIGYGFLIPIFFINVGIGFNLGALGAGEGLYLIPVLFAIAIIAKVIPSLILLKEYTLKESIAAGILLSSRLSMIIAVAAVGCELGLIDAKLESAIVILAMMTSIICPTIFKWMHQEKSHS from the coding sequence ATGAGTGTATATCTACCTCTATTTACCATAGCAGTTCTTGCATTCGTCATTCCCATTTTATCTGAGCGGATAGGTATCCCTGCCGTTGTCGGGGAGATTGTCTGTGGAATAATCATTGGCGGGAGCGTTTTAGGGATTATTACTGGTGCAGAAGAAGGTATAGCCTTTCTATCAAGGTTTGGTTTCGTCTTTTTGATGTTTTTAATTGGTCTTGAGATCGATTTCTCTACTATTGAGCTTCATGGTCTGAAATCCGTTGTTATAGGGATTTCTATATTTATACTTACCTTTGCAACCTCGATCGTCATGATGGATCAAATTGGGTATGGAATCTATCCAGCTATAATCCTCTCCTGTTCTGCAGTTGGTCTTATCGCTTCAACCCTGCGTGAGACCGGAATGGTACGAACTGAATACGGACAGATGATCACGATCACTGCATTCATCGCAGACTTCGCGGTCATACTGCTCGTGACAGCATACACCCTTGATCTCAGAGGGGAAATAGCAGGAAAAAAGGTCTTCATCCCACTCCTATTTATCTTATTCTTCGGAGTGTACTATCTTGGGCGGTATTTAATCTGGCAATTCCCAGAGCGTCTTTCAAAGCTCTTTAAATCAGACCATCCATCTGAGATCGGTGTTAGATCGGCTTTCGCCCTCCTGCTTATCTTCGTCGTCCTATCAGAGGCACTCGGGGCTGAGGCGGTACTCGGGGCTTTTCTTGCAGGGGTGATGCTGTCCAGCTTATTTGGAGGAGGGACTGTTCTTGAGCAGAAGTTATATGGGATAGGCTATGGGTTTCTCATTCCGATCTTCTTCATAAATGTCGGGATAGGCTTCAACCTCGGAGCACTCGGGGCCGGAGAAGGGCTATATCTGATTCCAGTGCTCTTTGCAATCGCGATCATAGCGAAAGTAATACCATCTCTGATCCTTCTTAAAGAATACACACTGAAAGAGAGCATCGCAGCAGGAATTCTCCTTTCTTCAAGGCTTTCGATGATAATAGCGGTGGCAGCAGTTGGGTGTGAGCTTGGTTTGATCGATGCTAAACTGGAATCGGCCATCGTTATTCTGGCGATGATGACAAGTATAATCTGTCCAACCATATTCAAGTGGATGCATCAGGAAAAATCACACTCCTGA
- a CDS encoding glutamyl-tRNA ligase, whose protein sequence is MEETVIRDLIRRYALQNAVKYGQTPQKGAVMGKVMGEHPELRSEAKKITEIVDEVLAQVDELGRDRWRPELERIAPELIDEIFEPKEPRKGLPELEGAENGVIMRFAPNPNGTPTLGNARGIVVNAAYVKKYGGKLIIRFDDTDPSTKKPMIEAYDWYLEDISWLGVHPDEIIIASDRIEMYYEYATELIELGKAYVCLCPQKAFKELKDAKKPCPDRDTSVETNLERWQRMLDGEYEDKAAVLRIKTDIRHKDPAIRDWVAFRITRAAHPRVGTRYIVWPMLDFESAIEDHVLGITHIIRGKDLIDSERRQRYIYDYLGWEYPVTIHWGRIRIHEFGRFSTSEIGRGIKEGRYTGWDDPRLPTLRALRRRGIQPRAIEKVMIEMGLGENDVAFSMKNLYGENRKLVDPIAAHAFFVPDPVVVKVEGKGDFYIPRDDLNKLKEGDILRLKNRFNIRIEKLEPVTVSYAGDDLEFAKKENASIIQSVPLDDAVPVSVLMPDGAVISGVGESSIRNEVGKVVQFERFGFVRIDSVSESEIVACFGHK, encoded by the coding sequence ATGGAAGAAACTGTGATCAGAGATCTGATACGAAGGTACGCACTTCAGAACGCGGTTAAGTACGGGCAAACACCGCAGAAGGGTGCTGTGATGGGTAAGGTGATGGGAGAGCATCCTGAACTTCGATCAGAGGCAAAGAAGATCACAGAAATTGTTGATGAGGTGCTCGCCCAGGTTGATGAACTTGGCAGAGATCGATGGCGACCTGAACTCGAAAGAATTGCTCCAGAACTTATCGATGAGATCTTTGAGCCAAAAGAACCCAGAAAAGGTCTGCCTGAACTTGAAGGGGCGGAAAACGGTGTTATCATGCGGTTTGCCCCTAACCCAAACGGCACACCCACGCTTGGAAATGCACGTGGAATTGTTGTGAATGCTGCCTATGTTAAAAAGTATGGTGGAAAGCTCATAATACGCTTTGATGATACCGATCCGTCCACGAAGAAACCGATGATCGAGGCGTATGATTGGTATCTGGAGGATATTTCCTGGCTTGGGGTTCATCCAGATGAGATCATAATTGCATCTGATCGGATCGAGATGTATTATGAATATGCAACCGAACTTATCGAGCTTGGCAAGGCGTATGTCTGTCTCTGTCCACAGAAAGCGTTCAAAGAACTTAAGGATGCAAAGAAGCCATGCCCTGATCGAGATACATCAGTTGAAACAAATCTTGAAAGATGGCAGCGGATGCTTGATGGCGAGTACGAGGATAAAGCCGCGGTTTTGAGGATAAAGACTGATATCAGACATAAAGACCCTGCGATCAGAGACTGGGTTGCATTCAGGATCACAAGGGCAGCGCATCCAAGGGTTGGAACTCGATACATCGTCTGGCCCATGCTCGACTTTGAGTCAGCGATCGAGGATCACGTGCTTGGGATCACACACATCATTCGGGGAAAGGACCTGATCGATAGTGAGCGGAGACAGCGCTATATCTATGATTATCTTGGATGGGAATATCCTGTGACGATCCACTGGGGCAGAATCAGGATCCATGAGTTTGGGCGGTTCTCGACAAGCGAGATTGGAAGAGGTATCAAAGAGGGGAGATACACGGGCTGGGATGATCCAAGACTTCCAACGCTCAGGGCGTTGAGGCGCAGGGGCATTCAACCTCGGGCTATAGAAAAGGTCATGATAGAGATGGGGCTTGGTGAGAACGATGTTGCATTCAGCATGAAGAACCTCTACGGGGAGAACCGAAAACTGGTTGACCCGATCGCAGCACATGCCTTCTTTGTGCCTGACCCTGTTGTGGTAAAAGTGGAGGGGAAGGGTGATTTTTACATCCCGAGGGATGATCTCAACAAACTGAAAGAAGGGGATATACTCCGCCTGAAGAATCGTTTCAATATAAGGATTGAGAAGTTAGAACCAGTCACTGTATCTTACGCAGGAGATGACCTTGAGTTTGCAAAGAAAGAGAACGCTTCGATCATCCAGTCGGTTCCTCTTGATGACGCGGTTCCAGTCTCTGTTTTGATGCCAGATGGAGCGGTTATATCGGGAGTTGGAGAAAGTTCTATCAGGAATGAGGTTGGGAAAGTTGTACAGTTTGAGCGGTTTGGATTTGTGAGGATCGATTCGGTCAGCGAGAGTGAGATTGTGGCGTGTTTTGGGCATAAATAG
- a CDS encoding peptidase M28 produces the protein MENIDGIRNLLEKLSNARGISGFERDIQKIVKAEVEPFVDEVIIDGIGNLIASRDGNGPKVMLAAHMDEIGLMTKFIDENGYIRFVKVGGWFDQILLGQRIVIHGSKGPVYGVIGSKPPHLMDPEERKKPVKAEDMFIDIGCTSKEEVESLGITEGLPVTPDRSLRKLANDCVTSKAFDNRAGLAMVIEALKRIKQDVTVTVVGTVQEEVGLKGARTSAYRVKPDLAIATDVCISGDHPGCEKTYSTVKMGKGPAITVLDAGGRGIITPEPVLRWLKETAEKHEIPYQVDVSDGGTTDATAISLTRDGVPSSVISVPARYIHSPVEVVSLGDIDKGAELIARSVESAGAYF, from the coding sequence ATGGAAAATATCGATGGAATCAGGAATCTGCTTGAGAAACTCTCAAATGCACGGGGAATCTCAGGCTTTGAGCGAGATATTCAGAAGATTGTAAAGGCAGAGGTTGAGCCGTTCGTGGACGAGGTTATAATTGATGGGATCGGAAATCTCATCGCATCCCGAGACGGAAACGGTCCAAAGGTTATGCTTGCAGCCCACATGGATGAGATCGGGCTTATGACGAAGTTTATAGATGAGAACGGTTACATCAGGTTCGTAAAGGTGGGGGGCTGGTTTGATCAGATCCTTCTTGGACAGCGGATTGTAATACATGGGAGCAAAGGACCTGTTTACGGTGTTATTGGCTCAAAACCACCGCATTTGATGGATCCAGAGGAGCGAAAGAAACCTGTAAAAGCTGAAGATATGTTCATCGATATTGGGTGTACGAGTAAAGAGGAGGTTGAATCACTCGGAATCACTGAAGGACTTCCTGTTACACCTGATCGCAGCCTCAGAAAGCTTGCAAATGATTGTGTGACATCGAAGGCATTTGATAACAGGGCAGGGCTTGCTATGGTGATCGAAGCACTCAAACGGATAAAGCAGGATGTTACCGTCACGGTTGTTGGCACAGTCCAGGAGGAAGTTGGGCTTAAGGGTGCAAGAACCTCGGCGTACAGGGTGAAGCCCGATCTCGCGATTGCAACCGATGTCTGTATCAGCGGTGATCATCCTGGGTGTGAGAAGACGTACTCAACCGTGAAGATGGGAAAAGGTCCTGCGATCACGGTTCTTGATGCGGGTGGCAGGGGGATCATCACGCCAGAACCGGTACTCAGGTGGCTAAAAGAGACGGCAGAGAAGCATGAGATACCTTACCAGGTGGATGTATCTGATGGTGGTACAACTGATGCTACAGCGATATCCCTGACAAGAGATGGGGTACCTTCAAGCGTGATAAGCGTGCCAGCGCGATACATTCACTCACCCGTTGAGGTTGTGAGTCTCGGTGATATTGATAAAGGGGCGGAGCTTATTGCAAGGTCAGTTGAGTCCGCAGGAGCGTATTTTTAA